From one Lycium barbarum isolate Lr01 chromosome 6, ASM1917538v2, whole genome shotgun sequence genomic stretch:
- the LOC132600069 gene encoding bax inhibitor 1-like gives MKFSEMKLQAMNVVKSYFKRNWKKTDMMNSGEISLLAHKSLKKVYLTLFCAMLSFTFGSFLNLIWEAGGLFTVFYSVGSLLWLYFTPPWRVKKRVLLLMFAAYCSGASIGLFTKYLFEIEPGLVVGLLSGTTIGIGTFWFGAMLTRERSEIYIGCLLYSCILMFSSFFVKAFDILDSHTAHLMIKVYTVLTLFMGYYVVYSQEILYNARYGDVNFVNCTFTVFFHLPAIVVHATRVYLGAEIEQHRQN, from the exons ATGAAATTCTCAGAGATGAAACTCCAGGCCATGAATGTTGTGAAATCGTACTTCAAAAGGAATTGGAAGAAAACAGATATGATGAATTCTGGTGAAATTTCTCTGCTCGCTCACAAAAGCTTGAAGAAG GTGTATCTTACTCTCTTCTGTGCCATGTTGAGCTTTACTTTTGGATCCTTCTTGAACTTGATCTGGGAAGCTGGGGGGCTGTTCACAGTCTTTTATTCTGTAGGAAGTTTACTCTGGCTTTACTTTACACCACCATGGAGAGTG AAGAAGAGGGTTTTACTCTTGATGTTTGCAGCCTATTGCTCCGGTGCTTCTATTGGCCTTTTTACCAAATATCTCTTTGAAATCGAGCCAGG CCTTGTTGTCGGCCTTTTGTCAGGTACAACAATTGGCATTGGAACTTTCTGGTTTGGAGCTATGTTAACAAGGGAAAGGAGCGAAATCTACATCGGTTGCCTGCTTTATTCTTGTATTCTAATGTTCTCCAGCTTTTTTGTCAAAGCTTTTGATATCCTTGACAGCCACACAGCTCATTTGATGATAAAG GTATACACTGTGCTGACATTGTTCATGGGGTACTATGTAGTATATAGCCAAGAGATATTGTATAATGCTCGCTATGGAGATGTTAACTTTGTCAACTGCACATTCACCGTGTTCTTCCATTTACCGGCTATTGTGGTCCATGCTACAAGAGTATACCTGGGTGCAGAAATTGAGCAACACAGACAGAATTAA